A part of Terriglobus roseus genomic DNA contains:
- a CDS encoding TolC family protein — protein MSHANSPRLKEAEANVAVAKAGITTARAYSNPNLEVFAGRQYARPIATPGVPGLLQHYAGSQTIEIPSERGARRRAAEHTSEASHWAGQGILRSVDADTRHAFYEALHRREEIAHANENLQLVRDLLRRVTVEVDTGEKGKLELTRATAELARAQFAVGSAQLEYAQAIARLRAAIAAPAGIELNPRGDMEPRVVLPSFTDLRMSVFQSHPALLQSAQEQEAAKASLDRQKALRIPQPTAFAEFENQPDLRFWRTGITVPLPLFDRRKGAIEEAKATIARTDAVQEQRQIEITSALEHAYEQYQLADQQVSSLESGPLNAAESAVTAAQSAYRFGERGIVEVLDAQRVLQSVRGDLLDAQYARQSALVDLEELGAVAPSGVTP, from the coding sequence ATGTCGCATGCCAACAGTCCCCGACTCAAAGAGGCGGAGGCGAACGTCGCGGTAGCTAAGGCTGGGATCACCACGGCACGTGCTTACAGTAATCCCAACTTGGAAGTGTTCGCAGGACGGCAGTATGCACGCCCCATCGCCACACCTGGGGTACCGGGCCTGCTTCAGCACTATGCAGGATCGCAGACCATTGAGATTCCATCAGAACGTGGGGCGCGTCGTCGTGCTGCGGAGCACACAAGTGAAGCGAGCCATTGGGCCGGGCAGGGAATCCTTCGATCTGTCGATGCAGATACGCGGCATGCGTTTTATGAAGCTCTTCATCGAAGAGAGGAGATTGCGCATGCAAACGAGAATTTGCAGCTAGTTAGAGACTTGCTTCGACGCGTGACAGTAGAGGTCGATACAGGTGAAAAGGGAAAACTGGAATTAACGCGTGCAACCGCAGAACTTGCACGTGCCCAATTTGCTGTGGGCAGTGCGCAGTTGGAATATGCGCAAGCGATCGCACGCCTACGAGCAGCGATCGCCGCCCCCGCGGGAATCGAACTCAACCCCCGAGGCGATATGGAGCCTCGTGTCGTGTTGCCTTCCTTCACTGACCTGCGTATGAGCGTGTTTCAATCGCATCCTGCTCTTCTGCAATCTGCGCAGGAACAGGAAGCGGCCAAGGCATCACTTGATCGGCAGAAGGCTCTGCGAATTCCTCAGCCAACTGCGTTTGCTGAGTTCGAGAATCAGCCTGATCTTCGCTTCTGGAGAACCGGTATCACCGTGCCGCTACCACTCTTTGATCGTAGAAAAGGTGCGATTGAAGAGGCAAAAGCCACGATCGCGCGCACAGATGCAGTCCAAGAACAGCGACAGATCGAAATTACCTCCGCACTTGAGCATGCCTATGAGCAATATCAGTTGGCGGATCAACAGGTTTCCAGCCTTGAATCAGGACCTCTGAATGCCGCAGAGAGTGCTGTGACGGCCGCACAGTCTGCATATCGATTTGGTGAGCGTGGAATCGTAGAGGTTTTGGATGCTCAACGAGTCCTCCAAAGCGTTCGAGGTGACTTACTTGACGCTCAGTACGCTCGCCAATCAGCTCTTGTCGACTTAGAAGAACTTGGCGCGGTAGCGCCTTCGGGAGTTACACCGTGA
- a CDS encoding helix-turn-helix domain-containing protein, protein MPEEGISLEAVEKDLISRALEKFHGNQTHAARYLDISRRTLIYRMEKHGLASGHESDTSMRDIRA, encoded by the coding sequence CTGCCGGAAGAGGGCATCAGCCTGGAAGCGGTAGAGAAAGACCTGATCAGCCGCGCACTTGAAAAGTTTCACGGCAATCAGACACACGCGGCGCGATATCTCGATATCAGCCGCCGTACATTGATTTATCGCATGGAGAAACATGGCTTGGCATCTGGCCACGAATCAGACACATCCATGCGCGATATTCGAGCCTGA
- a CDS encoding response regulator transcription factor: MTQSSSKILIIEDDRKMSDALVTGIQAAGYEVIAAGSAEEGFFLVHSERPDLLLLDLTLPQRNGLDILRQLRKDGTDLRVLILTSHNTVEDRVEGLNTGADDYLGKPFSFPELLARIDALLRRFLPSKETSTLSIGDLFLDRKARTASRGGDVLDLTAREFDLLLYLAENRGRTVSREMLARDVWREMSRFTPIDNVIDVQIARLRRKVDDPFSIKLLQTIRGLGFSLREPLP, from the coding sequence ATGACGCAGTCATCTTCGAAAATTCTGATTATCGAGGACGATCGAAAGATGTCAGATGCCCTTGTAACGGGCATTCAAGCGGCTGGCTATGAGGTCATAGCGGCGGGATCTGCAGAGGAAGGTTTTTTCCTTGTCCACAGTGAGCGTCCGGACTTGCTTCTTCTAGATCTCACGCTTCCTCAACGCAATGGCTTGGATATCCTGCGTCAACTTCGCAAAGACGGAACGGATCTACGAGTCTTGATCCTCACGTCGCACAATACAGTCGAAGATCGCGTCGAGGGTCTGAATACAGGTGCCGATGACTATCTCGGCAAGCCATTTTCATTTCCTGAACTGCTCGCGCGTATCGATGCTTTGCTTCGGCGTTTTCTACCATCGAAAGAGACTTCTACCCTCTCCATCGGAGATCTCTTTCTGGATCGCAAGGCAAGAACAGCGTCGCGCGGTGGAGATGTTCTTGACCTAACTGCGCGCGAGTTCGATCTTTTGCTGTACCTTGCAGAGAATCGCGGACGCACAGTCTCGCGCGAAATGCTGGCTCGGGATGTGTGGAGAGAGATGTCGCGCTTTACTCCAATCGATAACGTGATTGATGTGCAGATTGCGCGGTTGCGTCGCAAGGTGGACGACCCGTTCTCGATTAAGCTGCTGCAAACGATTCGTGGATTAGGCTTCAGTCTTAGGGAGCCTCTGCCCTGA
- a CDS encoding PqqD family protein: MLKNMAIEIRGDSVIRRAEGWLSAWVGEELVMMSADTGTCISLSPTGGRTWELLETPRQLDSLVDELVHEYGATDDEVRTDVLTFLERLQKEGGITVGESTAA, translated from the coding sequence ATGCTGAAAAATATGGCGATAGAAATTCGCGGTGATAGCGTGATTCGTCGTGCTGAGGGATGGCTTAGCGCGTGGGTCGGAGAAGAGCTTGTAATGATGAGCGCCGATACAGGGACATGTATCAGCCTTTCGCCTACCGGTGGCCGCACATGGGAGCTACTGGAAACACCGCGTCAGCTAGATTCTCTGGTTGATGAACTGGTCCATGAATATGGCGCGACAGATGATGAAGTCCGCACGGATGTTTTGACGTTTCTTGAGCGCCTGCAAAAGGAAGGTGGCATCACCGTCGGAGAGTCAACCGCTGCTTGA
- a CDS encoding TonB-dependent receptor, whose amino-acid sequence MFRPARTFVLAALFPIAAVAISNPALCQESLTSSSLTGRVVDSTGALVPAAQVSAVASSTQLKFNATTDSRGRFRIPYLAPGSYTITAQASGFNPISASTQLTVGGSFDVTLQMSVGTEATTLSVIAESPILEQNRSQISETVSQAEVNQLPYSGRNYLDLALLTPGVSPTNTASVQTFAETSPVIGQGYSINSQRNFSNSFVVDGLSANDDAAGLTGNSYSMDVVHEFQVVTSGGQAEFGRAMGGYFNIVTRSGDNDLHGTLYGFLRNQRLNASNALSQSKLPLTQSQYGASLSGPLKKDRTFFFGNYEGRRLNTNGVVTINPNQAPAVNARLNAIGFAGPRLTVSSGPTTLYPTTVHTDNAFIRLDHRFNDADQFVARYSYYRLNAINARGAGALADVSYGTAVMDTNHTVAISNVAMLSPRTFNETRGQFTWDSLNAPSNTQNSPAVVISGVATFGRFSSSPTARKNLLYEVVDNLVLQRGEHTFKTGADFLFNDDTITFPMAIAGSYTFASLSAFQSGVTTYSSYAQNFGTPLIQQNNPNIGFYAQDEWKATQALTVNIGIRYDLQFLKTIQTDTNNLSPRVGFAWSPFRNRTTVIRGSYGLFYDRIPLRALANALLSANNSIDPSQGRLLQYSYVPTDTGAPAFPNVSTTPNPGSKISYALMNRGISNAYSEQASIGVEQQLFRTGSLGISYQHSRGLHLLSSYNTNINIDGSRPDSTRGNIKPYDGRFDSSYDGLAVSFVERPVAWGNVRISYTWSKAMDNVGEFFFSSPSNNFDFNVDRGRSDDDQRHRVVFDATLNSPTSPSHNTWNHVTHGWKLGGILQYYSRLPFNIVTGGQTKQQTTQRPCAVGYSLTANAGTNPCTEALRGAMIGRNTGTGFDFFNLNTRLSRTFAVTDRWRLETIAEAFNVLNHRNDMIPNATWGTGSYPTTANATFGQATAVGDPRSVQLALRISF is encoded by the coding sequence ATGTTTCGGCCTGCTCGCACGTTCGTGCTTGCTGCCCTTTTTCCTATAGCGGCAGTAGCAATCTCGAATCCTGCACTTTGCCAGGAAAGTCTTACTAGCAGCTCCCTTACCGGACGCGTCGTCGATAGCACCGGTGCACTCGTTCCAGCAGCACAAGTATCTGCTGTGGCTTCGTCCACGCAACTTAAATTCAATGCAACAACAGACAGCCGCGGACGCTTTCGAATCCCTTATCTTGCTCCTGGAAGCTACACCATCACCGCACAGGCTTCGGGGTTTAACCCTATCTCTGCATCGACACAACTCACCGTCGGAGGCTCCTTTGACGTCACGCTCCAAATGAGCGTGGGGACTGAAGCTACCACTTTATCTGTGATCGCGGAATCGCCAATTCTCGAACAGAACCGCAGTCAGATTTCAGAAACCGTTAGCCAGGCAGAGGTCAATCAGCTCCCCTATAGCGGACGCAACTACCTGGATCTTGCACTGCTTACGCCAGGAGTGAGCCCCACAAACACTGCGAGCGTACAGACATTCGCTGAAACATCTCCCGTCATTGGACAGGGATATTCCATCAATAGCCAACGTAACTTCTCAAACAGTTTCGTTGTTGACGGACTCTCTGCGAACGACGATGCTGCTGGCCTTACAGGCAATTCGTACAGCATGGATGTTGTGCACGAGTTCCAAGTGGTTACATCGGGTGGACAAGCCGAATTTGGCCGTGCCATGGGAGGCTATTTCAACATCGTTACTCGCAGTGGTGACAATGATCTGCATGGAACACTGTACGGCTTCCTGCGAAATCAACGTCTTAACGCTTCGAATGCGCTTTCTCAAAGTAAGCTTCCACTTACACAAAGCCAATACGGTGCAAGCCTGTCAGGCCCTCTCAAGAAGGATCGCACCTTCTTCTTTGGGAACTACGAAGGCCGACGACTGAATACCAATGGAGTCGTCACGATCAACCCAAACCAGGCCCCCGCTGTAAATGCCCGTTTGAATGCGATTGGGTTCGCGGGGCCGCGTCTTACCGTGAGCTCCGGGCCCACAACGCTTTATCCAACAACAGTTCACACTGATAACGCATTCATTCGTCTCGACCATCGGTTTAACGATGCAGACCAGTTCGTCGCACGTTATAGCTACTACCGCTTAAACGCAATCAATGCACGCGGTGCGGGCGCACTTGCCGATGTGAGTTACGGCACCGCTGTGATGGATACAAACCATACCGTTGCTATCAGCAATGTGGCCATGCTTTCACCTCGTACGTTTAATGAAACGCGTGGCCAGTTCACATGGGATAGCTTGAATGCTCCGTCAAATACTCAAAATAGTCCTGCAGTGGTAATCAGCGGCGTAGCAACATTTGGTCGATTCTCATCTTCACCGACAGCAAGGAAAAACCTTCTTTACGAGGTAGTCGATAATCTTGTGCTGCAACGGGGAGAGCACACCTTTAAAACGGGAGCTGATTTCCTATTTAACGACGACACAATTACATTTCCTATGGCGATCGCGGGCTCTTATACCTTCGCATCGCTGAGTGCATTTCAGTCTGGTGTCACTACGTATTCGTCATACGCGCAGAATTTTGGAACACCCCTCATACAACAGAACAATCCGAACATCGGCTTCTATGCACAGGATGAATGGAAAGCGACACAAGCGCTTACAGTGAACATCGGGATTCGTTACGATCTTCAGTTCCTAAAGACCATCCAAACCGACACGAATAATCTATCTCCGCGGGTGGGTTTTGCATGGTCTCCCTTTAGGAACCGCACTACGGTAATCCGCGGAAGCTACGGATTGTTTTATGACCGCATTCCCTTGCGCGCACTCGCGAATGCGTTACTGTCTGCGAATAACAGCATCGATCCCTCTCAGGGACGCCTTCTGCAATACAGCTACGTCCCTACCGATACCGGTGCGCCAGCCTTCCCTAATGTTTCCACTACACCAAATCCAGGCTCGAAGATCAGCTACGCCTTGATGAACCGTGGTATTTCGAATGCTTATTCCGAACAGGCAAGCATCGGTGTGGAGCAGCAGCTATTCCGTACGGGGTCTCTCGGGATCAGTTATCAGCATTCCCGTGGATTGCATCTGCTATCGTCTTACAACACAAACATCAACATTGATGGAAGCCGCCCTGACAGCACACGCGGCAATATCAAGCCATATGATGGGCGCTTCGACTCATCATATGACGGGCTTGCCGTATCGTTCGTCGAGCGTCCCGTCGCCTGGGGCAACGTACGCATCTCGTATACATGGTCCAAAGCCATGGACAATGTCGGCGAGTTCTTCTTCAGTTCTCCCAGCAACAACTTCGACTTCAACGTAGATCGTGGCCGTTCCGACGATGACCAACGCCATCGAGTCGTATTCGACGCAACACTAAATTCTCCGACGTCTCCTTCACACAACACATGGAATCACGTGACACACGGTTGGAAGTTAGGGGGCATTCTGCAGTATTACTCGCGCCTGCCGTTCAACATTGTGACCGGCGGTCAAACAAAGCAACAAACAACACAACGTCCTTGCGCAGTTGGTTACAGCCTCACGGCCAATGCCGGAACAAATCCTTGCACGGAGGCGCTCAGGGGAGCCATGATTGGACGCAATACAGGTACTGGCTTTGATTTTTTCAACCTAAATACGCGACTTAGCCGCACCTTTGCAGTGACGGATCGGTGGCGGTTGGAGACAATCGCCGAAGCCTTTAATGTATTGAACCATCGCAACGATATGATCCCGAATGCGACGTGGGGCACAGGTTCTTATCCCACAACTGCAAATGCTACCTTTGGACAGGCAACGGCTGTTGGGGATCCTCGTAGCGTGCAGCTTGCATTGCGTATCAGCTTCTGA
- a CDS encoding efflux RND transporter periplasmic adaptor subunit: protein MNVRVSRFQMMCLCSLVLLAGCKQKVAGKNASQPQDPNIVTVNAGLSSSLKVGTAQTTEVTGTLQVAAHIETDARRIARVGSPVAGRILRLIVFEGQRVNAGAVLATLHSTDLSDAQMQFIKAESQQGLAAAGVARAEQLVAADVIGRAELERRRAEQLQATTEVAAYRTQLRGLGMTEAQIHQMETNRKLSADYPIVSPRSGIVLKRDITVGQVVQPADPAFTIADLSSVWIVANVPEEEGAVLRQGMEVAVRVPALRTEEIHGRLSYVSPIVDPNTRTIAVRMDVPNSEGLLKPDQLASMTFTGRSQKQLTVPNTAVVREEDKDHVFVRIGPGRFILREVVLGVEENDRRAVISGITATDSLVLDGAFHLNNQRKQAAIKGGE, encoded by the coding sequence GTGAACGTAAGAGTTTCAAGATTTCAGATGATGTGCCTGTGTTCTCTCGTATTGCTTGCGGGATGCAAGCAAAAGGTAGCAGGGAAGAATGCATCGCAACCTCAGGATCCCAATATTGTCACGGTGAATGCGGGGCTGTCGAGCAGTCTGAAGGTGGGCACAGCGCAAACTACCGAAGTAACGGGCACGCTTCAGGTCGCGGCACATATAGAAACGGATGCGCGGCGTATCGCGCGCGTAGGATCGCCTGTTGCTGGAAGAATTCTTCGACTGATCGTCTTCGAAGGGCAAAGAGTGAATGCTGGCGCTGTTCTCGCCACACTGCACAGCACCGATCTATCCGATGCTCAAATGCAGTTTATTAAGGCGGAATCACAGCAAGGACTCGCAGCAGCCGGAGTGGCGCGTGCTGAACAACTCGTCGCAGCTGATGTTATTGGTCGGGCCGAATTGGAGCGCAGGCGTGCAGAACAGTTGCAGGCGACGACAGAGGTTGCTGCGTATCGAACGCAATTACGGGGCCTTGGGATGACTGAGGCTCAGATTCATCAGATGGAGACAAACCGCAAACTCAGTGCTGATTATCCGATTGTCTCTCCGCGTTCTGGGATTGTGTTGAAACGTGACATCACAGTAGGACAGGTGGTCCAGCCTGCAGATCCGGCTTTTACCATTGCTGATCTTTCCAGCGTTTGGATCGTGGCCAATGTTCCTGAAGAAGAGGGCGCAGTGCTGCGTCAGGGAATGGAGGTAGCTGTTCGCGTACCTGCGCTGCGCACGGAAGAAATTCACGGCCGACTCAGTTATGTTTCTCCAATCGTAGACCCCAATACCAGAACCATTGCTGTTCGTATGGATGTTCCGAACAGTGAGGGGTTGCTGAAGCCAGATCAACTTGCCAGCATGACCTTCACTGGAAGAAGCCAAAAGCAACTGACTGTCCCCAATACGGCTGTGGTGCGTGAAGAAGACAAAGATCATGTCTTCGTGCGCATTGGACCGGGGCGTTTCATTTTGCGTGAGGTGGTTCTAGGTGTGGAAGAGAATGATCGTCGCGCTGTTATCAGCGGTATCACGGCGACAGATTCCCTCGTCCTTGATGGAGCTTTCCATCTGAACAACCAGCGCAAGCAGGCGGCTATCAAGGGAGGCGAGTAA
- a CDS encoding sensor histidine kinase, which yields MRTSRMKAVLIVCLVVLLAVFTWIIPPRAEWLHNILHHLNILPFMLAGLFFGWRGTLKTILFAIVLQIPSIYRHWHAAPTDAQDQIVELSTFGAAGIIAGVLSDRERALRIRVETTKHELETVHSELQQNIERLRKTERLTAAGQLSASLAHEIRNPLASISGAAGILSRGQASESSQKECLEILTKESQRLNKLLTNFLIFARPRLPRLQQVEANDLLRSVASLAQHATTERHIKLQLNLITMPQRITCDPEQIRQLLLNLLLNAIQASPEDGVVNMTTSLTVTDLAIEVSDEGEGITGEVAERIFDPFFTTKTNGTGLGLAIAATIASQHAGALTYRSNSPRGACFVLQLPLTVTPIPSNLVGATS from the coding sequence ATGCGAACCAGCAGGATGAAGGCAGTGCTGATCGTGTGCCTGGTTGTGCTATTGGCTGTTTTTACGTGGATCATTCCACCGCGTGCAGAATGGCTTCATAACATCCTCCACCACCTCAATATCCTTCCCTTCATGCTCGCTGGATTATTCTTCGGTTGGCGTGGAACGCTCAAGACAATTCTCTTTGCGATCGTGTTGCAGATACCTTCTATCTACCGCCATTGGCATGCCGCACCAACTGATGCGCAGGACCAGATTGTGGAATTGAGCACATTTGGAGCTGCTGGCATCATCGCCGGGGTTCTGTCCGACCGCGAACGCGCACTGCGTATTCGTGTCGAAACGACCAAGCATGAACTGGAGACGGTCCATTCCGAATTGCAGCAAAATATTGAACGTCTTCGGAAAACAGAGAGACTTACTGCAGCGGGACAACTGTCGGCCAGTTTAGCTCATGAGATTCGTAATCCCTTGGCGAGCATCAGTGGTGCTGCTGGCATTCTTTCCCGTGGACAGGCATCCGAGAGCAGCCAAAAGGAGTGCCTTGAAATCCTCACGAAAGAGTCGCAGAGGCTGAACAAGCTACTCACGAATTTTCTTATCTTCGCCAGGCCGCGTCTCCCACGACTTCAACAAGTGGAAGCGAACGATCTTCTGCGCTCTGTCGCTTCACTCGCACAACATGCGACTACTGAGCGCCATATCAAACTGCAACTGAACCTGATTACGATGCCACAGAGAATAACCTGCGATCCAGAACAGATCCGGCAACTATTACTGAACTTGCTTCTGAATGCGATTCAGGCATCGCCAGAGGATGGTGTCGTGAACATGACAACATCTCTCACAGTCACTGATCTTGCCATTGAAGTGAGTGACGAGGGCGAAGGAATCACGGGAGAGGTTGCAGAACGAATCTTCGATCCCTTCTTTACAACAAAAACGAACGGCACAGGTTTAGGTCTGGCAATTGCAGCGACAATCGCATCGCAACATGCCGGCGCTCTCACGTATAGGTCCAACTCACCCCGGGGCGCCTGTTTCGTTCTCCAACTTCCATTGACTGTGACACCTATTCCATCCAACCTCGTGGGAGCTACGTCATGA
- a CDS encoding sensor histidine kinase: protein MRWLPSNLRTRLTFWYVGVLAVLLLVYAAIVFAFQYAVLTKQIVHDEIQDVVTAEGLLYFDYAGTLQLRQDYYSRPQSRLLVDRLMEVRDSSGRVLYRSPTLGNMSLGGPVRAGEGDVDFNERLVRLADGTHVLLISHIHGMNGQQLLIRLAYSMAPLRARMIQFLVVLLIAIPVALLIAGAAGQAIAKRALRPVEEMAMRAEGITAKNLHDRLEVVNPEDELGQLALVFNHLLDRLEQSFEQLQRFTADAAHELRTPIAALRTIGEVALQDESGDEVCKEALSSILEETSRLSETVDALLLLARAETTQGGQEPEAWPLQSLVDEVLNLLEVLIEEKGLLVVQDGEAIGRRSVRADRGLLRIALMNVIHNAVKFSPRDGSLRIGYALCDTDSQAIQVAVEDSGPGIANGEHKRVFDRFFTSSTRDTIAHTGTGLGLSVSKLVIERIGGTIHFDSAAEVGARCVICLPEASSSE from the coding sequence ATGCGATGGCTGCCATCCAACCTTCGAACCAGACTGACGTTCTGGTATGTCGGTGTTCTGGCAGTGCTTCTTCTCGTGTATGCAGCAATCGTTTTTGCATTTCAATATGCGGTTCTGACCAAGCAAATTGTCCACGATGAAATCCAGGATGTAGTAACAGCAGAAGGGCTTCTCTACTTCGACTACGCTGGCACATTGCAGCTTCGTCAGGATTACTATTCACGGCCCCAATCGCGGCTGTTAGTCGACAGGCTGATGGAAGTGCGCGATAGCAGTGGTAGGGTGCTCTATCGCAGTCCCACGCTTGGCAACATGAGCTTAGGAGGGCCTGTTCGGGCCGGAGAAGGCGATGTTGATTTCAATGAACGTCTAGTTCGTCTCGCAGATGGCACTCATGTGCTTTTGATCAGCCATATCCATGGCATGAACGGCCAGCAATTGCTGATCCGCCTTGCCTACAGCATGGCTCCGCTTCGAGCACGCATGATCCAGTTTCTTGTGGTTTTGCTGATCGCGATCCCGGTTGCTTTATTGATTGCAGGGGCGGCAGGGCAAGCGATTGCAAAACGTGCTTTGAGGCCAGTAGAAGAGATGGCCATGCGCGCCGAGGGCATCACAGCAAAGAATTTGCACGACCGTCTAGAGGTTGTGAACCCGGAAGATGAATTAGGGCAGCTTGCATTGGTTTTTAACCATTTACTGGATCGCTTGGAACAGTCATTTGAACAATTGCAACGCTTCACTGCGGATGCGGCACACGAACTGCGAACTCCGATTGCGGCATTGCGGACCATTGGTGAGGTAGCCCTTCAAGATGAGTCCGGAGACGAGGTATGTAAGGAGGCGCTCAGCAGCATTCTGGAGGAGACATCCAGACTTAGCGAGACTGTCGATGCGTTGTTGCTTCTTGCTCGCGCTGAGACGACACAAGGTGGTCAGGAGCCTGAAGCGTGGCCGTTGCAATCTCTAGTAGATGAAGTTTTGAATCTGCTCGAAGTGCTTATTGAAGAAAAGGGGCTTCTCGTTGTTCAGGATGGTGAAGCCATTGGAAGGAGAAGCGTAAGGGCCGACCGTGGCCTGCTCCGGATTGCACTGATGAATGTGATTCACAATGCGGTTAAGTTTTCCCCACGTGATGGATCGCTTCGCATTGGTTATGCCCTGTGCGACACCGATTCGCAAGCCATTCAGGTTGCTGTTGAGGACAGTGGGCCGGGGATCGCGAATGGAGAGCACAAGCGTGTATTCGATCGCTTCTTTACGAGCAGTACACGAGATACTATTGCGCACACAGGTACAGGGTTAGGACTCTCGGTGTCGAAGCTCGTAATCGAACGCATTGGAGGAACGATTCACTTTGACAGCGCTGCTGAAGTGGGCGCGAGGTGTGTTATCTGCCTTCCGGAAGCGTCATCATCCGAATGA